The Anguilla rostrata isolate EN2019 unplaced genomic scaffold, ASM1855537v3 scaf0276, whole genome shotgun sequence genome contains the following window.
tttggcagacgctcttatccagagcgacgtacaacaaagtgtataaccataaccaggaacaagtatgacgaaacccctaaagagaagtaccggtccaagtgcagggaacaaccgttcaacttggaccctgaaggttaaactgattaacactaacacaacgagaacggcaacaacgcaatctatggaaaaaatacaagcagtagttaagacagttaatgcacctaagtcacctacgaaacagctgcctagttacaaccctaagcttacagtcatttacagggggtagggagggatggggagaggtgcagcctgaagaggtgagtcttcagtcgtcgtttgaaatgggtcagtgtctcagctgttctgacctccacagggaggtcattccaccatcgtggggccagaacagacaggagacgtgttctggaagtgcaggtgcgaagagggggaggtgctaggcgtcctgaggtagcagaacggagggatctggctggcatgtagggtttgaatatcttgtggaggtatgctggggctgatcccttgactgccgggtatgctaggaccaatgttttaaatttgatgcgagctataacaggcagccagtggagggtattgagcaggggagtgacgtgggagtgtctggggaggttaaagaccagacgagctgcagcattctgaatgagttgcaggggtctggtggcagatgccggtagtccagccagaagagagttgcagtagtccaggcgggatagaaccattgcttggaccaggagctggattgagtaggtggtgagaaaggggcggattctgcggatgttatacaggaaaaatctgcatgcccggcttactgctgcgatatTCTTGGAGACTAAATTACTAAATTACTAAATTACTTCACAATCCCAATACTACTTCCGAATTCCATAATTCTCTCCTGTTATTCCTTTCAAACTTAATGTTTTTATAAGTGCTGGCTATTTCATCTTCTTCAAGGAGAAAATCATAATGCAGTTAAACAGGagagtgaaaatattttggggTGAGTTGATCAGTTaggaaaatatttcagcttAACTGAAATATACAGGAGATACATTATTCACGTTTAATACTGTTTGTTTGGATGGCAGTGTCAGGCACATAAAGACTAAGGTGAAGGCAAAGTTTGTGAAGCTCCTGCAAGATtaagaaaataactgaatgcAACAAGCCTGACCTGATTTTAATCACATGAGGTGTGGTCTGTCCAAAGTTCAGCAAAACCaaaagtgaaaatatcacaCTGAGAAACCGAGTCTGTAAAATGGCAGCTAAAGCTTTGATTCCTGAGGACGATCTCTGTTGCTCTgtatgttgtgatatttttaaagagcctgTTGTACTGAAATGTAGCCACAGCTTCTGTAGAGAGTGTATACAGCAGTACTGGAAAGAGAAGGGCTCTCGAGAGTGTCCCATCTGCAGGAGAAAGGCCTCTGTGGGGGATCCTCCTGTAAGCCTGGCCTTAAGAAGCATTGTGGAGTCTTATTTAAAGCAGAAGACCGAGAGTGAAATTACAGACAGGAGTGACACTCACTGCAGTCTTCATGGGGAGAAACTTCTATTTTTCTGCGAACATGACAAAGAGCTTCTTTGTGTTGTCtgtcagacttcaaaaaaacacagaaaccacccAGTCTGTCCAGTGGAAGAGGCTGCACTGGAGCTGAAGGTATTCCATTTTAGAGGTCATCTATCATATTCTCAAGGCTAAATTGTATTTGAGTACAATGTCTCAgtgtaaaacattcagttttGACAAACAGCTGTGGTATGAGGTCTGTAAATACGTTCAGTGGAAGAAGTGGCACTGTATCTGAAAGTGTTGTTTTCAAGCCTCAAAGCATGTTGAAGTGTGTTATGTTTTCAGTAGAATTAAATATTAGTGAAGTGTAGGCATGGTAAAGTCCTGATTGACAGTGCCTGGGGGCCTTTTATAAGGAATATGGATCCAAACAGGAAGCACTGACATATACAGagtaattttataaatatatagcaATGATGTGTCACATCAGATGTACTAATAGCGCAAATAGAGATCACCCAAGACTCATACAAATTTATCAAAActctaatttaataaatgtgaagatctaaataaagtatatattatatatatttactgttatatattgtatactaaATATTTGGTTATATGCTTGGACAAAACCAGGAAGTACAGAAATCCGCAATGACTGTATAACCAGCAGAGACAAGGGCTATGTATACACACGAGAAAATCTTCTACCAACAAGTCAAACTGGTTTATAAATGCTTCAACATTTCTTACACTATTCTACAAGTTCAATGAAGTACAACCCAGTAATAGTTGGTATGTGATATCCAACACGCTGgaaaatgtaactgtttttattttactgagaacacataacataaaatgttatgatGCACTATGAGTAAGTTCCACTGGTCTTTACTTGTAGCAGGACTATTTTCTCCGCTACATTTCCCATGTACTTCTGACCTCTGCTTGCATTACAGCAGGGGTACTGCTGCGCCACTTGTGTCTTTCTGTAAATAATAACTGATTCATTTAACTCCAGGAGGAAATCAAGCCTGCACTTAGTCTTATTCAAGAAAAACTAAAGAGGTTTACTGAGGCTGAACAAGAATGtgagaaaacagcaaaacacaTCAGGGTGAGTAAAGCAGTACTTTTTAGCAACACacaaatcccaaaaaaaaacataatttttggtttatgctgtgttttataggaataacaaacacactgactgcCACACATACATTATTAAACATAGCAACACTATTCAGGTTTTAAATAGTGTGTTTGAATTGCAGAGTcaagcccagcacacagagaggcagataaaggcagagtttgagaagctccaccagttcctacgagaggaagaggaggccagactagctgcactgagggaggaagaggagcagaagagtcGGATCATGAATGAGAAGATAGAAAACATCACAAGACACATCTCCACCCTTACAGACAAAATCACAGCTATAGAGAAGGTCATGGATGCTGAAGACACCTCCATTTTACAGGTAGGATCTTGATTTACTGACTGAGCTCTGCATTTATGATGACCAGTCCCAGCTACAGTATATTGACATGCACAGTCTGTTACTGTGATACAGAGCACCAGTACCATTTTCAGTAATGGGTCTGTGGAGCAAGGCTTCATCGGCAGAATGGGGAAGATGATAATAAACTGCTAGCAAGCAGCATGtcacattattatattattgaacatatattattaaaatatgtataatataattacactcactggccactttattaggtatacCTTTCTAGTACTGAGTACGACCCCCTTACCCCTCTAGAACAGCCAAAATTCTTCCTGGGATGGATTGAATAGCATACGGGAACCATTCCTCAACTATTATGGTTTAATGCCACTTTAATAACATCACcagcagatttttcagccacacattcgTGCTGCAAACCTCCCATTTCACCTCATCCCAAAAGTGTTCGATTGGACTGAGTTCTGGTGACTGTGCAGGCCactggagtaaactgaagtcaaatccttggaaccagcttgagatgacgTGCTTTGTGACATAGCGCATTATCCAACaagaagtatccatttgaaaaagggtagacaGCAggcatcagacctgggtcaaatatatatacatataaagtattttaattacttttaaatacttatttagaaattatttgaaattcagcatttacaaatactgagtatttaaattacaaaatgtatttgaaaatgcatttaaggagcatctgcatgcatttgcaattactttcaaatatgtctttaaaaaaacatttgaaatactgaattttcaaacacaaagtgtttgatttaatggaattatttgaaaatactttcacaacataAGGCCAGTGATGCCACATGCACAATTAcaccaagctgttgaaagacttAGAACCTATGAGCATTTTGTCTTATTAGAGGATGGTATTTTGTCTGATTAGAGcacagtattttgatgagaacgTGTCCAGTGACTGCTGACGGCCCCAGTCCATTTGTACcaatttccattgttaattggtaGCGAATATGCATGgctgaattctattttatcagtgtctaaccttacaaaatgtaaaaaataaatgcactgtacaTATGGGTGTTGAACACAGTAACAggccactaactttaaaaagattgcatgggtacaaataaactggcaagtagcttatcaagaaatCTGAGTTTGCCATcccccatgcaaagacatgtacaGGCATTTAGGCTACTGCCTGTTAGAGGCAGCGCATTGGTTGTTTAATTGATTGCCAGCATAGGGTACCTTTGCCCAGAATCCAAATTCAACCTCTAGCCCCTAGTAGTTCCCCTGCAGTGCTCTCAGTATTATAACTCACTAACATCACATTGAGGGCCACTCACAAAGATTGTACAAAGAACTCTTTAGGATGAAGCCTACATTCTTGCTGGCTCaatcatttctgttgtctatcacagaaatatttcacaatattttaaaattgtatttgtatttttaagtatttttaaaaggctctgaatactatttgaaaaagtGTTTAGTTTCCCTGGAAAGTATTTACTTAAAGGaatgtatgttttaaataatatttgggaaagtatttggtttactattaaaataatttaaataaatcaaatacaaagtgtttcatgtgtaaatgtatttgaaaatacttcagatatgtatttaactacattttcaaatacaaatatgtatttgtattttatccaGGTCTGTAAAACAtacattacaaatatatattattaaattacacttcctggccactttattaggtatacCTAGCCAGTACTGGGTAAGACCCCCATTAGCCTCCAGAGCTGTCAAAATTCTTCGCAGGATCGATTAAACGAGGTATGGGAAAAATTCCTTGGGGATTTTGGTTGACGCTGACTCCATAGATCCTACAGATCAGCCAgattcatgctgcaaacctctGGTTCCACCTAATCCTAAaagtgctctattggattgataTCTGTTGAcagtgcaggccattggagtaaactgaagtcagtgccatgtttgtggaaccagcttctaTGCATTGTGACATGGTGAATTATCCTACTAGAagaattcatttgaaaaatgatagACTGTGGCCAAAAaaggatgcacatggtcagaaacaatgcttaggtatgatttgtcattcaaatgatgctcaattggtattaaggggcctaatctGTGCCAAggaaacattccccacaccattacaccactaCCAGCAGCTTGTACTGTTgatacaaggcaggatggaCTTGTAGATTCCTGCTGTTTATGCCAAAATCGGGCCCTATcatctgcatgttgcagcagaagGTGAGATTCAACGCACTTTCAGCTCCCCATCCGTTGGGACATCACTGTATTCGACGGTGTACCAGGGTAGACTGGCTGTAACCGAAGTCGCAGGTTATTCGTAACACTGCCGTTGACCCTGACAACTTACCAATTTCTTCAGTTTATCAGTTGATAATGGGACATGTAAATCTGAAAGTTGTAGCGCTCTGAGACGCTGCTAATGCTGTatctcatcttcctgttcttatcTGACAGATGCCCATCCTTTTCAAGGtttgttgtgcattcagagatgcctttctacacaccactgttgtaaaaaaaagttgttattTGAGCagttgtggcctttctgttagcttgaatgagtctgcaCATTTTCCTCCGATGTCtttcattaacaaggtgttttctgCCACAGATCTGCTGCTCactgggtgttttttgtttatctctgtaaactctagagacaaGTGCATAAAAATCCCAGGAGAGCAgttgtttctgagatgctggaaccactgTGTCTGCCACTAATGATAATACCAcagtcaaagtcacttagatcacgCATCTTTCCCATTCCAATTTTTGGTCAAACAAGAAAACTAaccctcttcaccatgtctgcatgctttatacattgagttgcagccacgtGATTCACTGTTACGAGGAGTAAGCTATTGGCGTTaacaagcaggtgtacctatgaagtggccagtgagtataaaaatatgtattaatatttattttttcatgttacaACAATATACAATACTTTATCACATTTCTATCGGTGCTTTCATGtcactgtttttttatgattttgtgtATTTAGCCTAGTTCATGCTACAATTAGCTTATGCTACATTTGTATAGACTATGATCTGTGTTCTGCTAGCTAAGAGctcattgtttttgctttttaataatTGGTGCCCAATGcaagacatgcacgcacacataaatgCACTGTCAGTTGAAAAATAGTCCAGGTGGACTGGAAACGTGCTAGGAGTAAGAAGGCATACAAATTCAATCACGCAAAAGACAGCAGTTAATGTGATTTAAtggctttaattattaaatataaattaatcaatatatgatccaaaatgcatttaacaaaaaacCATGTTATTAATTAATGTGTGCTCCAACAAACCTAAGCAGACTTCTTGGCCAAATTAAGGTTTGGCAATTTATGTTCCACCAGATCAAGCTTCCACAAACTGGGAGAGAATGACGTGAGaatatggggaaaaaacaaaacagaaaagcaccaaaataataattccaaataaaacataaagcatGATAGTACGGTagaggattagggccacgtgcaatttttttttttttgagttctgacattaaagtcagaattctgagattaaagtcagaattctgagaataaagtcagaattctgagattaaagtcagaattctaagaataaagtcagaattctgagaataaagtcagaactcaaaaaaaaatttcacatgtgaccctaatcctcttccgtatAATAGTTTGTTGTAAtcgtaaaaaaaagtaaagagatTAGTAGTAGGAAAATTAGAAGGTGGTAGGCCAATATATTTACCGTTCCTAAATTCAGTGTTGGCTGCAGGGAGGATATGTGTGAGGTCATTGTCGTGGGGACAGATGCAGCAGGTGATCGGACATTTATATTCAACTCAACAGGGAATCACTGTCAGCCGAAGGAACTTAATTTTATCAGTCTATATTTACTATATTATGCAACTACATTTTCTATGACATGTCATTGCTCCACAGAACATCATATTAATAAGTAACACATTGATAGCTAATAACGGAATTACATCATGTGCTTAAATTACCTGATCTTTCAGGTAAATTTCCGTTAGCTAGCTtaacaaaattaatataatgttaGCAACGTAGACCAGCATAATTACTTTCAaagacagcagaaaaaaatttgTCTCTGTTACTATCAAACGACTGTTAGCTAGATTTTCATCTTGACCATTTAactatttaatttgatttcttACCCTGAGAGTCAAGCAATATTCCATGGCATTCTTGAATGCTGTCACGGTCATTAGATTCTACCGCGATGCGTTTAAAAGCTGCATTGCCACATTTGATTGGCACGAAATGGACAGGCATGACAAGTCCTGATTGGTAAGAAATAGACCAGAATGACAGGGAGATATGATTGGTAAAAAAATGCACAGGGCCGAGCACACgattaaaaagaaatggaagcCAAAATCGAACTGGGACCACGCGATTGGTTCTCGGGGGCCAGACTCTCATGCTAGTGAAGTAGTTGGTGGGCTGCaaagttttgttcttttaaacgTGTAAACTtctatctcataaaaaacacgttttcaacgtacaaaaatgccaagtcactcacaaatacaagacttacactgtctataactcattcattcagactgccaaaatccaggcctgccattaaaagtattgatatcaaaatgacgccaagttacggtactacaaacaatataggctatcttgcctcgccgaaatgaaataagatgtattccaaagcaatgctatccaATATTTcttcaattctttcaagtcttACGCTtgaaatcattaacaaacctgtccgtggttttaaagaacacaggccgttgaatccatatgggtttgcaatattgtagccggttaataactgaacgtgcagacggtacgtcataatgcagtgtatacgttcggtgaacggcaggtagatatggtgcaaaagcaataattgagaagtagtagacagttattagtgagggtaaaagcaggttaaagaaaagTGTTtgtagctgggcttgaacctggaaccccatgttcccaagactgtaaccttgcccactaggctaTAGCAGAGTAGCTGTTTAaagtggaaatgtttcagagtaagaaggcatgggtattttgcgtgtgtatgctagtttttgattgggtcgtgtaggtgaagatttggctagtgtcggtaaaatgtccaatggggagacatgttgttagtgggatggacggcaggaaaaataagaagaaaagaagaagaagaagaatgagaagaagaagaaggagaaaatgcaagaccccttagtttggggctttattgtgtggacatgtgaagttgtttatgaattctgtctgtttaaatggggtgagaatatatagaatttaatgtttttaagggctgagtgtctgtggctgttgtggttatttctgtggggaaccctgaaagtgccaaactctcggtgctgtataggtatgggtcatgcccccgccaaggcgtaacttggcgggatggcatacctgccatcccaaatATGTCCAATTTGAGTGCgtatctaatgtttttattggctgatataCCTACATGTCCAATGGGGAGGCATATTCtctgtgggcctggagcatttgtgatattgtaattggcaggaaaaagaagaagaagaaaaaaaaaacttgaaatccCCAAAGTTAGAGGCTTTATtatgtggacgtgtgaagttgtttgagaattctgtctgttgacatgaAGTGAGAGTCCGtcgtcattgtggttatttctgtaaggAACCCTGAAaggtgccaaactctcggtgctgtataggtatggggcatgctacCCCACCAAAGCTTAACCTGGCGTGATGGCATAACCATGTCAATATGCCtcatttttccctttattttggcagttacaTGCACATTACAGTACCTTCATTCACGTGTGTTCACTGTTAATATCTACATCACTGTCATTAGCACGGCTCCTGTCTCTCACTTATTGTTACCTGTCTCTCATAATGGTCTCTACTGaatacattcatacatgcatactgtacattctaTCACATTTAGGCtgttgtgatttgtttttcagagctaCAAGAGCATTAAGGAAAGGTATGTGGACTCTCACCTCATTTCATCTTGTCTGCTTAAGTCACTTCAAACCCCAAAGCCTGAGTGACTC
Protein-coding sequences here:
- the LOC135246418 gene encoding zinc-binding protein A33-like, with translation MAAKALIPEDDLCCSVCCDIFKEPVVLKCSHSFCRECIQQYWKEKGSRECPICRRKASVGDPPVSLALRSIVESYLKQKTESEITDRSDTHCSLHGEKLLFFCEHDKELLCVVCQTSKKHRNHPVCPVEEAALELKEEIKPALSLIQEKLKRFTEAEQECEKTAKHIRSQAQHTERQIKAEFEKLHQFLREEEEARLAALREEEEQKSRIMNEKIENITRHISTLTDKITAIEKVMDAEDTSILQSYKSIKERAQCTLQDPELLSGALIDAAKHLGNLKFRVWEKMLGVVQYTPVILDPNTARASLSLSDDLTTVSDTDTKHKCPDNSERFKLCVNVLGSEGFTSGKHSWEVKVGNKSDWTIGVVKESISRKGDITCSPKRGFWVLMLRDGDKYRAAGVTDLRLKRKPQSIRVQLDYDRGKVSFFDSSDMSLIYTFTDTFTERVFPYFSPCVKNDKNEGPLKICPVKVSITVMSSH